The Helianthus annuus cultivar XRQ/B chromosome 11, HanXRQr2.0-SUNRISE, whole genome shotgun sequence region aagttgttatggatttctcttggacaatctgtttcgctcagtgccatgccccgatgtttccgtcatcggttggggtgtgacagattggtatcagagccataactatagggaattaggcaagactcgacctagtccgggtcggtGTCTTAGAAACGaactagtctatagtctaagtaccaacagaccgacttgtgcgaACCCGTTAGGGATTCTGCACAAGCTTATTGCTATTTCTCGATCGCCTCGCACTCACGCTATACTATCACAACTACCTTTCCTAAGGTAGTCGCACTACACTGTTTTCAaaaaatgaacgagtgattagatcgagattaggtgtgaaaaccacaaactctcgattaaatcgcttgttcgacccgcatttttactataaacacgagaatttgcgttgaatcaggagtgaaatccgtacttcgACGCAGATTCTTCTCCAAATCTCGTGATCTCATCACACAAACAGGAATGTAGTcgctaagttaggggtgaaacccgaatcttgatgACTCGTTCCGCTCTTTATCTTggtttacaaaactctcaccaaagtctcgacggactccaacgacttgaagtcacgctgtaactggaaggatgcgtgtcGTTCGCTCAAATCGAGGCGAGAACATAGTCCCGAAAGCCGAAGTGTGTACcaaaagtccttgtgaatagacgaatcactttgggtagtcaacgtcTATCAGCTTAAGACAATCTATTTTCAATTTCAAGctcgcaatcgctgattttatgtgtttcgattctgagcctgcAACTGCCGACTCTTATATTTGTCGATTTTATgtgaaattttatgtgttttatgtggttttacctgtttatatgttttgatttttggtgatttatacgCTTTTTGCTgttcgctttgatcgacacacaaaAATCGCACTGCACCATTACCTCAAATCGCTAACAAATCGTTGCTACTTGTGGATGATCGCATGTTATGATTACTCGCTTATGCTATACTACTTGCTGTGTgctcgctaatcgcaatcgctattctcgagcgcgcgaactttgaatgataggtttctgtattctgactgcctgaCGTGCTTCTGTgctttatgtgcttctgtgccttACATGCTCCTACGTGTTTATGTGTTCTGTgaatatgtgattatgtgtttgtaTGGATtgatcgtgttcctgagctttagtagtagtGTGTTGAGAGGTGAGATCGATTATATAGCGTTTTGAATCCTATGGCgctgtctattgcagacaatgtcgtcattttgATCTTTTCACTTATGATCAGCGCACCGCAACCACGATGACAAATGCATCGCCTCTCTGGTCGCTAAGCAGATAGCAAAAGTCATCCCCCAGATCGTCAGTGAATTGAACGAAAACGCTAGCAAATCGTCTGAAGAGTCTAGGACCGATTCGCGAAAAtctgcttttagcttcaaacagttcaaagcTTGCGGTCCAAAAGAATTTACcggcgaagatggtcctacggccatgtttcaatggtttgattcgattgAAGTCACCCTGCGTCAGAGCAACTGTCCTGACAATCTCCGAACTGTTAACGCCAagggcgtcttccagtcccgcgcttagactggtggacggccgagagaaacaagagAGGAAATGACGCAGCTTATGGATTAACGTGGGATAAGTTGAAGGACCTGATGATGAAAGAGTTCTGCACTCCCCACGAgctccaaaagttggaggacgagttctggcatctttagcagaaggatggtgacaacGCTGCTTTGACAGCttgcttcaagcagctcagcataATCTGCCCTGGGCAAGTCTCTACGCCCGAAATCAcgatcaagaaatacatccgtgcccTGCCGGACTGTGTGCCTGATTTCGTTCAAGCGGCCAAGACGTCAACCATCGACGAAACTTTTCTACTCGCCGCtaagatcaatgacaagcgagtcaAAGCTGGGTATTGTGATAAAGCTTCATAGaatctgcatcaagccaccaccgCTGCAACCACTGAAACCGCCGCCGCATCGTAGTCTTcgaagtcctctcgtcgcaagaggaagaacaacaacagtagAAAAAATTGCACTGTCACCACTGCTGCCCCGCTTCAAGCtataccagctcaacagcagcctcaacaccGCCAAGTCACGGCACCGGTTACCCAAGCACCGCTTGCTATGCGAGCTTACACTGGTCCTCATCCGGCTTACCCGActtgttcttatcatcacccagAGGGAATCGCCTGCAGATACtgtgtgcattgcaacatgtacgacCATTTCACCGCCAACTGCCGTGCAGGTCCTCGCCAAGCTCCAGCTtctgctcaacaagctctacttgCCGCTCCTCAGGGCCAGCCAGCAGCTCCTGCACCCGCGATccatgctagagcttgctttgtgtgtggtgatcccaaccacttcgcaaacatgtgcccaaatcgagtggtgaagcaagagccacaacagcaacagccccagcaacagcagcagcaagcagcccgcggacgtactttcaacatcaacgtccATCAAGCTCAGatcgacaacaatgtggttaatggtatgttccttgtgaatggtatatatgcttcatgtttatttgatactggagcagaTAACTGCTTTATGTCattagaattcgaaaagctccttaatcgtaagcgtgCCCATCTCCCTTCGTCCTTCGATGTGgaagttgccactggaagaaccgtcactgtcaattctgttctccacgattgtactctcgaactcaacaatcacatctttcctatcgaccttattccgatgcagctcggtagttttgacgtcatagtaggcatggatttccttcgggaaaatcgtgctgaagttatttggttcgataagatgattcgcttctcgctcgctaatggtgatgtATTGTGTGTCTACGGTGAAGTCGCGtcgaagaaactccaactcatgtcgtgtatccaagctagtaagtatctccgcaaggaataccaagctttcttgGCTCACGTAGTAGTAGCGGAGAAAAAGGAAGTTAAGGCAATCGATAAGGTGCCTGTAGTTCGCGATTTTCCTCTTGTGTTTCCTAATGATCTACCTGGATTACCGCCGAGTCATcatattgattttcgtattgacctcattcctggagccaaccctgttgctaaatcCCTTTATTgtctcgctccgtccgaaatgcgcgaactctcgaatcaactccaggaattacttgacaaaggcttcattcgccctagcacctctccttggggcgcaccagtccttttcgtcaaaaagaaggatgggtcgttccggatgtgcatcgactatagggagttgaataagctgactatctagaatcgctatcccctgccccgaatcgatgatttgtttgatcaactgcaaggtgctacatgttttttgaagatcgatttacgctcaggttatcaccagttacgcattcaggaggaagatattcCGAAAACCGcctttcgaacccgttatggtcattatgaattcggcgtaatgccctttggtttaaccaatgcacctgcggttttcatagatttgatgaatcgtgtgtgcaaaccatttcttgaccgcttcgtcatcgtgttcattgatgatatcctcatctattcgaagttaaaaaccgaacacgcgcagcatctacgtttggttctcgagctactccaaggaaatcgactctatgccaagttctccaagtgtgaattttggctagaggaggttcaattcctcggtcacatcgtaaatagtcaaggtattcatgtcgaccccgcgaagatcgaagctgttaagagttgggttactccaaaatcaccatccgatgttcgttcgttcctcgaattggcgggctattaccgtcgattcattgTTGACTTCTCGAAAATCATTGTCCCGCTTACTTCCTTGACGCATAAAGATAAGCCTTTtatttggggaactgaacaagagactgcctgtcaggctctcaagcatatgctttgcaatgcccCCGTTCTTGCTTTACCCGACAGAAACGACGACtttattgtctattgtgatgcctcgaaccttggtcttggttgtgttctcatgcaacaggacaaggttatcgcttacgcatctcaTCAGCTCAAGATTCACGAGAAGAAccatacaacccacgacctcgagctaggcgtagttgtttttgcgttgaagatttggcgacattacctttatggtacaaagtgtacggtcttcaccgaccataggagccttcaacatatcttcagccaaaaggaactgaatatgcgttaacgctgatgggtagaacttctcaacgattacgactgtgagatttgttatcatcctggcaaagcaaatgtcgttgtcgACACCCTCaacagacgaagctatttgcatagtaTTCGTAATGTTCacgcccagcatcatctcgaaactctcatccatGATGCTCAGCATGCCTGTTTTACCGAACGCACTTTAAAGAAGGAAAGGATTTATCATAATGGCGAGCAGTtagtgaataaatcgaatgggatattccattatttggaccgaatttggattcccaaATGTACTGACTTGCGACAAATCtagatggatgaagcccacaagtctcgatattcgaTTCATCCCGGCACCGACAAGATGTATCATGACCTTTGTTAACGatactggtggcctggaatgaagaaggatatcgcaatCTATGTTTCGAACAGTTGATTGATCGGGCTAGGGGGATTCCTGTCCGATTCGGTCACTTGGTTCTTGATGGGGTTTTCCGTTGTTTAGTACGttatcacaccgtctcgatcaaaactacaaaactttcaaaataaacaagtgtcaagacgatcaggccgttgggacggattgccgtccgatcgaattgCCATCTGATcaaacagccatccgatcggagtgcACTTGGTTTcaacacttagcaattttcaacatgttcaatgtatagatagttctaacggattgccacccgatcggattgctatccgatcgagtgacaatgctgctgtgaacttgttctcacttagtgtcctaccaatcggatcgttacccgatcgaacgaccgttcgatcgatcaaaatgaagggtagagatacttctctgttttcaaaatgctacaacaaaaacttcaaagccttcatacacaaacacatccttaccaaacaagatgtcaatccaatcgaatggccatccggtcggataaccatccgaacggattgacatccgatcgagtggccatccgatcggattgccatccgatcggattgccatccgacacttggtactttgcaccgttttacgcgtcgcttatcaTTTACGCTATCgttaactattcaggctaatctctcccagcgctcccttcaatccaagagagtgtttacttgttaaacacaatctgtgagtatactcgacccctttttgctttacgcactttcgggtgttacatacgttacttattctaaatcacaatcgacacacaacgcaaacactatttatacgttGATCAAtactgcatgttatgtgttattcgatgaatgcttgtttgttatgttaacacagtgattttGCCTGACACCTtaacaacgatagtactatagtttggactcagcacctgtcatggacaggggttcttaagggctttacttcacgtgtcccagtggggatatgtgttgcgcattctacaactcgcagtcacgtctgtgcaaatttctctgtcgataacctacttgccttcactttgtacatgttacatgttgattatgcgtaaactatttcgaactctactatgctatatcaaacttgtacgctcacctttacactatgtgtattgactgtattttaacatatgtgataGGTATTTGAATGCTTAGGATGCTGTGCTTACCTGCTTTAGTGGAATCAAGTAGGGATCAGTCTAGAAACAAACCAAAACCATTTATCtattttgaatctgagttgtcggaacaattgATCTGTCTTTGAGAAAACAATGTCTTCAATAACTGCGTTTATTTGATATactatggatttctcctggacaatctgtttcgctcactGCCATGCCCCgttgtttccgtcatcggttgaggtgtgacagCTACCCACCTTCGTCCTTGCCACCACCGTCGCCGCCACCCATCGTCGCCGCCACCCATCGTCGCCACTGCCACCTCCGATCATCGCCACCACCCACCTTCGATTATCGCCGCCACCATTGCCACTGCCACCTATCACCGCCGTCACCCACCGCCGCCACCTCAATCagccgccaccacccaccaccaccatcgctaCCACCACCGACCACCGTCGCCACTGCTTCCACCTCCAACCACCCCTGCCACCACCAtcgccgccgccgccacctacctccaccatcatccaccaccactgTTGTCACCATCCGCCGTTGtatccacccaccaccaccgctaACCACCGCCGTCGCTACAACTGACACCTAGCACCACGCCCGATCATCGCCCATCACTGACCACCACCATCtgattttattccttcgtcttttttcgcataccaaacaacaaaaagtaaTTGTTCATTCCATttacacatggtaaccaaacaagacatggaatggtaatgatcaattACTTAAGTTACACATTCCAAGAACACTTGCAAAACCAATTAAACACACTTTCAAAAGCTAATACAAAGTTTCAACAATTTCAACTTAGCGTTAGTTTTTTAAGCCAGTTTTGTGAATTTTATTTATCATATCAAACGGGTCAGAAAAAGTATGAAAATTTTATGAGACGTGTCAATTAGTCTAAAAAGATTTGTATCATTTTCTTGGGTCCTGAATAATTGTAGAAAATTAGGGAAAATAGTTTTCCCCACAAAGGTCAAAACTGCCATTTTCTGATGACAGTTTAccgtttattttatttaaaaatctacGTTGACCCGATTGACAAAATTCCAATTGGTGTCCTTTTAACTCCTATGGATAGCTACTGTAAAATCTCAAGTCATAACTCTAAATATTAACCAACTTATGACCCTCGTCATGAGCCCTATTTTCTACCCAAAAACTCAGCTTTGACCTTTGATTTCATTTTAATCTTTTCACTAAACAAAACTCATCGGAAAATATGAAACCAGTTGAGTTTGAAAGGAAATTCCTTGAACTTGATCTTAGACTCAAAAAATACTCagtttcattgtgtttttttcCGAGATTGGCCTTTACAAAACGACACAAAATTCGGATCAGAAGCTGATCACTTTCAGCTCTTAACGTAAACGTGTTCATGACTATTCTTATCACACTTTTGACTAATCTGGCATGCTTAAGCTCTTATGAGTTAGGTTTAACATGTAATCTATCAAAAACCACGCTTCCCATGCAAAACCCTAATCTTAAATCATGCATATTTACATTCGTTTTTCAAGAATCCTACATACCCGAATCCCACAACAAGCAAAACAACACAACCTACACTATCTGATTGTTACACATGCATACATATCACCAAACTCTCTTAAATAACAAGTATGTATAGCCCTAACAACAAGTTTTCATAAAATTAACAAGGCTAGGCCTTACCGAGATGAAAAGATCACTAGAGAGAGGTAtgcgagagggagagagagctgcgagagagatgatgatgatgatcgatcGGCTGTGAaacgagagagagggagagagcgtCTGATGGGGATAGGGCAGGTTACGGTTTGGATAACATAAATAAGTTTATTATTTTTGAGTTTGGTAATTGCCATAACTGGTCCCTCAAGTTTCAAACCCTTGAAACTTGCAGAGAAAGTTATTGATTTCTAGTTTGTTTGCTAACACATCAAATCCCTCgtgttttgattgattgtaatttgtgcacaaagttaaacaaattaactTTGGTGTATGTACAAGACTAGTCCCACTAGTTTGTATTAGTTTCATGGTTATAACATGCTCGTATAATATAAATGCATGTACAAACGTTCTACAAGTTGTAAAATATTAACTAAGAAGTTAACAATGTTAACCTGAAAGtgtgggttgtcacatcatccccaagttgaaagaaatttcatcccaaaATTTAGTAGTATTTACTGATGAAGAAGTCAAAGTGTCTGAGGATTTTCTTCggtatcacatcatccccaagttgaataGGAATTTCGTCcctgttggtgcacgaatgtctaaagcctgcgtcttagtcttagttgatcaatgtatagggtctagatgtgttAATTATGTAATGTATAGGGTGTTGAAGTGTAAATGTTAGGTTTTCATGtcatgatttcgcttatatgaacatgtgTCATTGGAGTGAAATCACAAGCTTAAGGTTTCGCTTCAATGGACATGGTCATATGAGCGAAAATGtttgattcatgccgattttgtatttccgctgcattttcggtagtatctagctctgattgactcacacgactgtcaataacggtcctacaattggtatcaaagctAGTTGTGACCTAGTTTACCCGAATCAAAGCCTTTTTCTAGCACATTTTGAGTTTCTGGACTTTccgacggacaaaatggactaaAATTTGAACACATAGTGTAAAATtgtctaataacaaacccttgagaaatTCAGACCTAAAAACAGCTTAAAAGTGACCTAAAATGGCTCGTGAACAGGTTTCGCTCGAAAGTACGTGAGGTGATTTCGCTCGtacgttcaagcgaaatcaagtgttTGTCACCTAAGGTTCTAATTTCGCTCATACGGCAGAAGAGAAATTAGAGGTTTCTCTCATATTGTTGAGGTTTCGCTCTTACTGTACCACTGATTTCGCTCTTATGGTTTCaagatctgatttcgctcattgtTACACTCTAGTTTCGCTCATTAGGTCAATTTGTGTTTGTGAGCATTAAGTGATTTCGCTCATTGTTACACTTAGAGTTTGATTTCGCTTATAAGGTCTGTGTTTGTGTAAAAATCATAGTTTGAGCGTTTAGTCCATTTCGTACGTGATCGAGTGTTGGAAACTCAGTCTGTGTTAAAAGTTCTTCGATAAAAACAACCTGTTAATCAAAAAGTTAAACATTTTTGGAAATTTGTCACTAAAAATGGAAcatcaagatttttataacttgtttgTGGGGAGCGGCATGTCGGTTACGCAAAGTCCGGCAAGTGTAGTACAAAACGTTAACATGGAGAATGAATTGgggacgatgcaaaagcctccAAAGCTGATGAGTTTGGACGAGTACGCCGGATGGTCAGGCCGTttcaaaaactgggtgcaagccaatCACTTCGAGTGTTGGATGAAAATAGAGGCGAAGTATGTACCACCAGTTAACGGTATGGGATTGGAAAAGGGCATCGGGAG contains the following coding sequences:
- the LOC110888341 gene encoding extensin-like; this translates as MPRCFRHRLRCDSYPPSSLPPPSPPPIVAATHRRHCHLRSSPPPTFDYRRHHCHCHLSPPSPTAATSISRHHPPPPSLPPPTTVATASTSNHPCHHHRRRRHLPPPSSTTTVVTIRRCIHPPPPLTTAVATTDT